The Mycolicibacterium doricum genome includes a region encoding these proteins:
- a CDS encoding cation-translocating P-type ATPase has translation MRSFLGRITDTAATAVTVPIAVATAATAIGLQAGVNVATLPVRQAKRLPTPDANALLGVARELIGGEAVRRCWRGNGHCWIEVRGLHTERGPKLGAAVLDAVDVTPGVTSVRLNVPLARVIVHVDDDGPTLRELCALVDSVERQQPASDGETRPTDLPADGVVLAGRAMAAAANGIGLCAAVAGRALMWPSLPTGLTAAVTLVDYQPRLRAMVEGRLGPVAADTALAMASATVYAITQAPSTVAVEFVRHAMQLGEAVSAADAWERRADALAAHADRPDATPAPQRPRPLPAGPVERHSARSGVTQGLGASSVGLLTGDLSLAATAAVVTAPKAARNAREGFCSTLSRGLADRYGVLPLRRDAVRMLDRVDAVVVDPRALATAQLRVSRLRGVADQDRTAVWQWAQDQCERGTLGAGWHHSPIGSSNGSGASQGEVFVRPAHHPLAASVLGELRRADADVVSVDDDELDDLRSSFDELHPVDGSVDAALADAVAALQREGRTVAVVSSEAAEALVAADLAIGVSALDGRPAWDADLLADDLSGVWRLLHALPAARRASERGVAMATASSSLGALLMIPGVRGRGPGPVTAGAAAGLWTGLRLARGVLRAETPAPAPEQEWHSMSPDQVRKLLPTPDVPAVGETARLPATARTSAAVIGRVSGPVRHTIGELATALREELSDPLTPVLAVGSAASALLGSPVDAVLVGSVLTGNAVLAATQQVRAERLLRRLLARQDPPARRVSDGRFGTVEAAQLRLGDEIEVRAGEVVPADARLISTVDLEVDESSLTGESLPVPKQVGATPGAPLAERACMLYATTTVVAGTGRAVVTTVGAQTQARRAAELPGAPGSAVGLQTQLRELTNRALPFSLGGGGLVSGLGLLRGVSLHQAVGSGIAVAVAAVPEGLPLVATLAQQASARRLSRAGALVRTPRSVEALGRVDVVCFDKTGTLSENRLRVSQVHAVDGYTRDEVLTCAARATPPKNGERHEHATDAAVVASAAELVGPLQDPVHLPFRSGRPFSATIDDRVLSLKGAPEVVLAAAAESDPQVQRTVQEMAENGLRVIAVASREVSAAQARQASDGADAFAGLCGRQLRIVGLLGLSDTPREDSAELLDTLRRRRVGVRLITGDHPVTATAIAEELGMPVNADQVISGSEWEALPRRAQENAVRDRLVFARMSPEHKVQIVQTLERTGQVCAMVGDGANDAAAIRAATVGIGVASHGSDPARTAADVMLLDGRIGALADALDEGRQLWRRVQAAVSVLLGGNAGEVAFAIAGTALTGRSPLNTRQLLLVNMMTDALPAAALAVSPSNGSGEASGHGPDQAALWRTVAIRGTTTATAATAAWLMSGFVMQPRRASTVALVALVSTQLGQTLIDSHSPLVVTTALGSLATLGMVISIPVVSQLLGCTPLGPVGWTQALGTAAVAIVAAAVAPQVLKLLPTQSKTDHRVEDNTGGDLYAE, from the coding sequence GAAGCCGTCCGGCGTTGTTGGCGCGGGAACGGCCACTGCTGGATTGAGGTTCGTGGCCTGCACACCGAGCGGGGACCCAAACTAGGGGCGGCCGTCCTCGACGCAGTGGATGTGACGCCGGGGGTGACATCGGTCCGGCTGAACGTGCCCCTGGCACGGGTGATCGTGCACGTCGACGACGACGGACCGACACTGCGCGAGTTGTGTGCACTGGTCGATTCCGTCGAACGGCAGCAACCGGCGTCCGACGGCGAAACCCGACCCACCGACCTGCCGGCCGACGGCGTGGTGCTCGCCGGCCGGGCGATGGCGGCAGCAGCCAACGGCATCGGACTGTGTGCCGCGGTCGCGGGTCGCGCGCTGATGTGGCCGAGCTTGCCCACCGGTTTGACCGCCGCGGTGACCCTCGTCGACTACCAACCGCGGCTGCGCGCGATGGTGGAAGGCAGACTCGGTCCGGTCGCCGCGGACACCGCGCTCGCGATGGCGTCCGCCACGGTGTATGCGATCACCCAGGCTCCTTCTACGGTCGCCGTCGAATTCGTCCGGCATGCGATGCAACTCGGCGAGGCTGTCTCCGCCGCTGACGCGTGGGAACGGCGAGCCGACGCGCTGGCCGCACACGCGGACCGTCCCGACGCCACGCCTGCCCCGCAACGGCCCCGTCCCCTCCCGGCCGGCCCGGTGGAGCGCCACAGTGCGCGAAGCGGCGTCACGCAGGGACTGGGGGCATCGTCGGTGGGACTACTGACCGGTGACCTGAGCCTCGCCGCGACGGCAGCTGTGGTCACCGCGCCGAAGGCGGCCCGCAATGCGCGGGAGGGCTTCTGCAGCACCCTGTCCCGCGGCCTGGCCGATCGGTACGGCGTCCTGCCTCTTCGCCGCGATGCCGTGCGGATGCTCGACCGCGTCGACGCGGTCGTGGTCGACCCGCGCGCGCTGGCGACCGCGCAGCTACGGGTCAGCCGACTGCGGGGTGTGGCCGACCAGGACCGTACCGCGGTCTGGCAGTGGGCCCAGGATCAATGCGAGCGGGGGACGCTCGGCGCCGGCTGGCACCACAGCCCCATCGGCAGCAGCAACGGCAGCGGTGCGTCGCAGGGCGAGGTGTTCGTCCGGCCCGCACATCACCCCCTCGCCGCAAGTGTGCTCGGCGAGCTTCGACGCGCAGACGCCGATGTGGTCTCGGTCGATGATGACGAGCTCGACGATCTGCGGTCGTCATTCGACGAGCTCCACCCCGTCGACGGATCGGTCGACGCCGCGCTTGCCGACGCCGTCGCCGCACTGCAGCGCGAAGGCCGCACGGTGGCGGTGGTGTCGAGCGAGGCCGCCGAGGCGCTCGTGGCGGCCGACCTCGCGATCGGTGTGTCGGCCCTCGACGGACGGCCCGCATGGGACGCCGATCTGCTGGCGGACGATCTCTCAGGGGTGTGGCGACTCCTACACGCACTGCCGGCCGCCCGCCGGGCCAGTGAGCGCGGTGTCGCCATGGCCACCGCGTCCTCCTCACTCGGAGCATTGCTGATGATCCCGGGCGTCCGTGGCCGCGGGCCGGGTCCGGTGACGGCGGGCGCGGCGGCCGGACTGTGGACCGGACTCAGGTTGGCCCGCGGAGTCCTCCGCGCCGAAACACCGGCACCCGCCCCTGAGCAGGAATGGCACTCGATGTCGCCGGATCAGGTGCGCAAGCTCCTACCGACACCGGACGTGCCTGCGGTCGGAGAGACTGCGCGCCTGCCGGCGACCGCGCGGACGTCGGCGGCGGTCATCGGCCGAGTCAGCGGGCCGGTTCGCCACACCATAGGCGAGTTGGCCACCGCACTGCGTGAGGAGCTGTCGGATCCGTTGACCCCGGTGCTGGCGGTCGGCTCGGCGGCCAGCGCACTGCTGGGTTCGCCGGTCGACGCGGTGCTGGTGGGTTCGGTCCTCACCGGCAACGCGGTGCTGGCGGCGACTCAGCAGGTGCGGGCCGAACGGCTGTTACGACGCTTGCTGGCCAGACAGGACCCGCCGGCGCGCCGGGTGAGCGACGGCCGCTTCGGCACTGTGGAAGCGGCTCAGCTGCGGCTCGGCGACGAGATCGAAGTTCGCGCGGGAGAGGTGGTTCCGGCCGACGCTCGCCTGATCTCCACAGTGGATCTCGAGGTCGACGAATCATCGCTGACCGGTGAATCGCTGCCGGTGCCCAAGCAGGTCGGGGCCACACCGGGTGCGCCGCTCGCCGAGCGCGCGTGCATGCTCTACGCCACCACGACCGTCGTCGCGGGCACCGGCCGCGCTGTGGTGACGACTGTCGGCGCCCAGACGCAGGCGCGACGGGCGGCCGAGCTGCCGGGCGCACCGGGCTCCGCTGTCGGCCTACAGACCCAGTTGCGAGAACTCACCAACCGCGCTCTGCCGTTCAGCCTGGGGGGCGGCGGCTTGGTCAGTGGACTTGGGTTGCTTCGGGGAGTCTCACTTCACCAGGCGGTGGGCAGCGGCATCGCCGTCGCGGTGGCCGCAGTCCCCGAAGGCCTGCCGCTCGTGGCGACGCTGGCGCAGCAGGCGTCCGCACGCCGGCTGAGCCGGGCCGGGGCGCTGGTACGCACCCCCCGCTCCGTCGAGGCGCTGGGACGGGTCGACGTGGTGTGCTTCGACAAGACAGGGACACTGAGCGAGAACCGGTTGCGAGTGTCGCAGGTGCACGCCGTCGACGGTTACACCCGCGATGAGGTGCTGACCTGCGCCGCGCGCGCCACCCCACCGAAGAACGGCGAGCGGCACGAACACGCGACGGACGCGGCAGTCGTGGCGTCCGCGGCTGAACTAGTTGGGCCACTGCAGGATCCGGTGCATCTGCCGTTCCGGTCCGGTAGGCCGTTCTCCGCGACGATCGATGACCGCGTGCTCTCGCTGAAGGGCGCTCCCGAGGTGGTGCTGGCGGCCGCCGCGGAGTCGGATCCGCAGGTGCAGCGCACGGTGCAGGAGATGGCCGAGAACGGCCTCCGAGTCATCGCGGTCGCCAGCCGCGAAGTCTCGGCGGCGCAGGCGCGCCAGGCAAGTGATGGCGCCGACGCGTTCGCGGGGTTGTGCGGCCGACAGCTCAGGATCGTCGGCTTGTTGGGCCTGTCCGACACCCCTCGCGAAGACTCGGCCGAGCTGCTCGACACGCTGCGGCGACGGCGGGTGGGCGTACGACTCATCACCGGTGACCACCCGGTCACCGCCACGGCGATCGCCGAAGAACTCGGAATGCCGGTGAACGCCGACCAGGTGATCAGCGGGTCGGAATGGGAGGCGCTGCCGCGGCGGGCCCAGGAGAATGCGGTCCGCGACCGACTCGTTTTTGCGCGCATGTCGCCGGAACACAAGGTGCAGATCGTGCAGACGCTCGAACGCACGGGTCAAGTGTGCGCCATGGTGGGCGACGGCGCCAACGACGCCGCAGCGATTCGCGCGGCGACCGTCGGTATCGGCGTGGCCTCCCACGGAAGTGATCCAGCTCGGACCGCGGCTGACGTCATGCTGCTCGACGGGCGGATCGGCGCGCTGGCCGATGCCCTCGATGAGGGACGCCAACTGTGGCGCCGTGTTCAGGCGGCGGTCTCGGTACTGCTCGGGGGAAATGCCGGAGAAGTGGCGTTCGCCATCGCGGGCACTGCGTTGACCGGTCGTTCTCCGCTGAACACCCGGCAGCTGCTGTTGGTCAACATGATGACCGACGCGTTGCCGGCGGCCGCTCTGGCGGTGAGCCCGTCGAACGGATCCGGCGAAGCCAGCGGGCACGGCCCGGATCAGGCGGCACTGTGGCGGACGGTGGCCATTCGCGGCACCACCACGGCCACCGCGGCCACCGCGGCATGGCTGATGAGCGGTTTCGTCATGCAGCCGCGCCGCGCCTCGACGGTTGCTCTGGTCGCCTTGGTGTCCACCCAGCTCGGACAGACGCTCATCGACTCGCACAGCCCGCTGGTGGTCACCACCGCGCTAGGCTCGCTGGCGACGCTCGGCATGGTGATCAGCATTCCGGTGGTCAGTCAGCTCCTGGGTTGCACACCACTGGGACCCGTCGGCTGGACACAGGCACTCGGCACGGCGGCAGTCGCCATTGTGGCGGCCGCGGTCGCTCCCCAGGTCCTGAAATTGCTGCCCACCCAAAGCAAGACCGACCACCGCGTCGAAGACAACACCGGAGGTGACCTATATGCCGAGTGA
- a CDS encoding Dyp-type peroxidase, which translates to MASGSVRPGGAVSRRHLLSGGAAALAATTVAAGLAGCTTGVSAGTADGFGTAVEPFHGSHQAGVATAPQAHALFIALDLTTPAGRSARDSLTAVLRLWTSDAERLTQGQPALADTEPELALRPARLTVTVGLGPALFDRIGLSKRRPRGAAELPAFSTDRLDPRWCGGDLLLHLCADDPVVIAHASRVMLKNVRTMTRQRWRQNGFRNAHGSNRAGGSMRNLMGQVDGTVNMHDDAAFERHVWDDGTDQPWFAGGTILVLRRIRADMDAWDELDRDAKELVVGRKLDSGAPLTGQNETDEPDFDANVAGIPVIAPNSHIALARHRTDDEQFLRRPYNFDDPPPAGHTTDSGLLFAAYQRKPADSFVPVQQRLAAGDGLNPWISTVGSAVFAILPGVPPGGYLGDPLLDP; encoded by the coding sequence GTGGCTAGCGGGTCCGTACGCCCCGGCGGCGCCGTGAGCCGGCGGCATCTCCTGTCCGGAGGTGCCGCCGCGCTGGCCGCTACCACGGTCGCGGCAGGGCTGGCTGGATGCACGACCGGCGTGTCCGCCGGTACCGCGGACGGGTTCGGAACAGCTGTCGAACCCTTTCACGGCAGCCACCAGGCCGGAGTGGCCACCGCGCCGCAAGCACACGCCCTATTCATCGCCCTCGACCTCACAACTCCCGCCGGACGAAGCGCCCGAGACAGCCTCACCGCAGTCCTCCGGCTGTGGACCTCCGATGCGGAGAGGCTCACCCAAGGTCAGCCGGCCCTCGCCGACACCGAACCCGAACTCGCCCTCCGGCCCGCGCGGCTGACCGTCACCGTAGGCCTCGGGCCGGCCCTGTTCGACCGCATCGGGTTGTCAAAGCGGCGACCTCGAGGGGCCGCCGAGCTGCCGGCCTTCAGCACCGACCGCCTCGACCCCCGGTGGTGTGGCGGCGACCTGCTCCTGCACCTGTGCGCCGACGACCCCGTCGTCATCGCACACGCCAGCCGCGTGATGCTCAAGAACGTGCGAACGATGACCCGACAACGTTGGCGGCAGAACGGATTCCGCAACGCGCACGGCTCGAACCGCGCCGGTGGCAGCATGCGCAACCTCATGGGACAAGTCGACGGCACCGTCAACATGCACGACGACGCGGCCTTCGAGCGACACGTCTGGGACGACGGAACCGACCAACCCTGGTTCGCCGGCGGCACCATCCTCGTGCTCCGGAGAATCCGCGCCGACATGGACGCATGGGACGAACTCGACCGCGACGCCAAAGAACTCGTCGTCGGGCGGAAACTGGACAGCGGCGCACCCCTGACGGGGCAGAACGAAACAGACGAACCCGATTTCGACGCGAACGTCGCCGGCATCCCCGTCATCGCCCCCAACTCCCACATCGCCCTGGCGCGCCACCGCACCGACGACGAGCAGTTCCTGCGCCGGCCCTACAACTTCGACGACCCACCACCCGCCGGCCACACCACCGACAGCGGACTGCTCTTCGCCGCCTACCAGCGGAAGCCGGCCGACTCATTCGTTCCCGTTCAGCAGCGCCTCGCGGCCGGCGACGGCCTTAACCCCTGGATCAGTACGGTGGGTTCGGCCGTTTTCGCCATCCTGCCCGGCGTCCCGCCGGGCGGATATCTCGGCGACCCTCTGCTCGACCCCTGA
- a CDS encoding copper chaperone PCu(A)C, whose product MIMWHNRITFKTAAAIGACVFALAGCTSRDSDESSEPMARDVAMTNQWASAADSGMTALFGSFTNSGRHDVRIVSGTSPIAGHVEVHEVVPDTAGGKAMQRKEGGLVVPAGGSRELIPGGDHLMLMDLKQPLQPGADVAVTVVFEDGSTLPVTAQVRDFAGGNENYSPGGGGNGTSHHRG is encoded by the coding sequence ATGATCATGTGGCACAACCGGATCACTTTCAAGACAGCCGCAGCTATCGGTGCGTGCGTTTTCGCGCTGGCGGGCTGCACGTCGCGGGACAGCGACGAATCGAGCGAGCCAATGGCTAGAGACGTAGCGATGACCAACCAGTGGGCCAGTGCGGCAGACTCAGGAATGACCGCTCTCTTCGGCAGTTTCACCAACAGCGGCCGACACGACGTGCGTATCGTCAGCGGCACCTCACCGATCGCCGGTCACGTCGAAGTGCACGAGGTCGTCCCCGACACCGCAGGCGGCAAGGCCATGCAACGGAAAGAAGGTGGCCTGGTCGTGCCTGCCGGTGGTTCGCGGGAGCTGATTCCCGGCGGGGACCATCTGATGCTGATGGACCTCAAACAGCCGCTGCAGCCGGGTGCTGACGTGGCGGTGACCGTGGTGTTCGAGGACGGCTCCACCCTCCCGGTGACCGCTCAGGTCCGTGACTTTGCTGGGGGCAATGAGAATTACAGCCCTGGCGGCGGAGGAAACGGAACGTCTCACCACCGTGGCTAG
- a CDS encoding PepSY-associated TM helix domain-containing protein, translating into MNAPETARRRGNAAVLRRVWRMHFWLALIAAPALIVLACSRLVILYSQPLDTWLNRDLMVVDQGRTTVSLDNQVATARAHVGAEDTLDAVTPPAGSDRSTRVDFLTPQAAAAETGETDLTQVFIDPYTGQYLGQRSQLSGLVGWANQLHRMFGNDAPTLHLPSLGHLIDSEAHPVATIPVGIGNLWIELTAVWLLVLLATGIYLWWPRAIEAAKPLLRLGWRPGGRIRWRELHALTGVIVAVVLVCYVLSGMTWSRYWGENWRAFSSTVAPSTQIDAPSTPAKMGDFDRLGRRKAAPTAGVK; encoded by the coding sequence ATGAACGCGCCTGAAACTGCACGCAGACGCGGCAACGCGGCAGTGCTGCGCCGGGTTTGGCGAATGCACTTCTGGTTGGCGCTGATTGCCGCTCCCGCTCTGATCGTCCTGGCCTGTTCCCGGTTGGTCATCCTCTACAGCCAACCCCTAGACACCTGGCTCAACCGCGACCTGATGGTTGTCGACCAAGGACGCACGACGGTGTCGCTTGACAACCAGGTCGCCACCGCCCGTGCCCACGTCGGCGCCGAGGACACCCTCGACGCGGTGACCCCGCCCGCCGGCTCTGACCGCTCCACACGGGTCGACTTCCTCACCCCGCAAGCTGCGGCAGCAGAGACCGGTGAAACTGACCTCACTCAGGTCTTCATCGACCCCTACACCGGGCAGTACCTCGGCCAGCGCAGCCAGCTCTCCGGTCTCGTGGGGTGGGCCAACCAGCTGCACCGGATGTTCGGCAACGACGCACCGACACTGCACCTGCCCTCGCTGGGCCATCTCATCGACTCCGAGGCCCACCCGGTCGCGACGATCCCTGTGGGGATCGGGAACCTATGGATCGAACTGACCGCCGTGTGGCTCCTGGTGCTGCTGGCCACCGGCATCTATCTGTGGTGGCCGCGGGCCATCGAGGCGGCCAAGCCCCTGCTCAGACTGGGGTGGCGACCCGGGGGCCGGATCCGGTGGCGTGAGCTGCACGCCCTGACCGGTGTCATCGTCGCCGTGGTTCTGGTCTGCTACGTCCTGTCCGGGATGACCTGGTCACGCTACTGGGGCGAGAACTGGCGGGCGTTCTCCTCGACCGTCGCGCCGTCGACACAGATCGACGCGCCGTCCACACCGGCAAAGATGGGCGACTTCGACCGCCTGGGTCGGCGCAAAGCAGCACCCACAGCAGGAGTCAAATGA
- a CDS encoding AAA family ATPase, whose protein sequence is MNRLDLVVGPNGAGKSTFVTFTLAPLLPRSVFVNADEIARQRWPDDVETHAYEAAGIAAATRSTLVAQRRSFIAETVFSHPSKLDLITAAHAAQYTVVLHVFMVTEDLSVERVRHRVIAGGHSVPEDKIRGRHRRLWDLVERAMTLSDTATVYDNSRREGPRIVAQFVGRDIVGAPSWPEWTPSTFASRWPA, encoded by the coding sequence ATGAACCGACTCGATCTCGTCGTCGGCCCCAACGGCGCCGGGAAGTCAACCTTCGTCACCTTCACGCTCGCGCCGCTGCTCCCCCGCAGCGTCTTTGTTAACGCCGACGAGATCGCCCGCCAACGTTGGCCCGACGACGTGGAGACACATGCCTATGAGGCCGCAGGAATCGCCGCGGCGACCCGGTCCACACTCGTCGCACAACGCCGCTCCTTCATCGCGGAGACAGTGTTCTCACATCCCTCGAAGCTCGACCTCATCACCGCGGCCCACGCCGCCCAGTACACCGTCGTGCTCCACGTATTTATGGTTACGGAGGACCTGTCCGTCGAGCGTGTGCGCCATCGAGTGATCGCCGGCGGCCACAGTGTCCCCGAAGACAAAATCCGGGGCCGGCACCGTCGGCTCTGGGACCTCGTGGAGCGCGCAATGACGCTGTCCGACACCGCGACGGTCTACGACAACAGTCGACGCGAGGGTCCTCGAATCGTCGCCCAGTTCGTCGGTCGCGATATCGTCGGTGCACCGTCGTGGCCGGAGTGGACGCCATCGACGTTTGCGTCTCGCTGGCCCGCGTGA
- a CDS encoding TA system antitoxin ParD family protein, whose product MGEVADRVTRVAADLIDSAAAEGARQSRSAKQQLDHWARVGRAVSSQQTLARRRVEAALAGDADLNTLSAEEGVVFNAEIAAAVEEHLAGSHYGDRLAAHGITTVSMNSAGQLVEHRPDGTSVILDESPAARHG is encoded by the coding sequence ATGGGTGAGGTTGCCGATCGTGTCACCCGTGTCGCCGCAGACCTGATCGACAGCGCAGCTGCCGAGGGGGCACGCCAAAGCCGCTCCGCCAAGCAGCAGCTGGACCACTGGGCGCGAGTGGGCCGGGCCGTGTCAAGCCAGCAGACGCTCGCCCGTCGCCGCGTCGAGGCCGCACTGGCGGGCGATGCAGACCTCAACACGTTGAGCGCGGAAGAAGGTGTCGTCTTCAACGCCGAGATCGCCGCGGCGGTCGAGGAGCACCTGGCCGGTAGCCACTACGGGGACCGACTCGCGGCCCATGGCATCACCACCGTCTCCATGAACAGCGCCGGCCAACTCGTCGAGCACCGCCCGGACGGTACCTCCGTGATCCTCGACGAGAGCCCGGCCGCTCGTCACGGATGA
- a CDS encoding ABC transporter ATP-binding protein, translated as MGPTGFTFDDVVVERSGVRALDGLSAVVPGDAVTAVFGPSGSGKSTLLRLCNRLDVPTSGRVLFGGQDVAGLDPLCLRRRVGMVFQRPTPFPGTVAQNLLTASPGADRRQMEQVLSWVGMTGSWLARDATALSGGEAQRVCLARTLITQPDVLLLDEPTSALDESAVGVVERAVLELAQKGIAVLWVTHDPEQVQRIADRVLRIEAGRCVGLHPVARPPDSEGV; from the coding sequence GTGGGCCCGACCGGGTTCACGTTCGACGACGTCGTGGTGGAGCGCAGCGGCGTCCGGGCCCTCGATGGGTTGTCCGCTGTTGTACCAGGGGATGCTGTGACGGCGGTGTTCGGACCGTCGGGTTCGGGGAAGTCCACGCTGCTGCGGCTGTGCAATCGTCTGGACGTGCCGACATCGGGGCGAGTCCTGTTCGGGGGCCAGGATGTGGCGGGTCTGGATCCGTTGTGCCTGCGGCGACGGGTGGGAATGGTGTTCCAGCGGCCGACCCCGTTTCCGGGCACGGTCGCCCAGAACCTGCTCACCGCGTCCCCGGGCGCCGACCGTAGGCAGATGGAACAGGTGTTGTCGTGGGTCGGGATGACCGGGTCGTGGCTGGCGCGCGACGCCACGGCGTTGTCCGGTGGTGAGGCGCAGCGAGTCTGTCTGGCCCGCACGCTGATCACCCAGCCCGACGTGCTGCTGCTGGACGAGCCCACCTCGGCGCTGGATGAGTCGGCTGTCGGCGTCGTGGAGCGGGCAGTGCTCGAGCTTGCGCAGAAAGGGATTGCCGTGCTGTGGGTGACGCATGACCCTGAGCAGGTGCAGCGTATTGCGGATCGGGTGTTGCGCATCGAAGCGGGGCGGTGCGTCGGCCTCCATCCGGTCGCCCGGCCGCCGGATAGTGAGGGGGTGTAG
- a CDS encoding ABC transporter permease — translation MNHLVGVGGLATSLALVGVAAVVSLWQRLGLERQIVWAAARALVQLLLVGAALTLLLEPGRPLVWSWLWTAAMVAYAGDVARRRAPEVPRIMLLTVAAFGAAAVVTLGVVFGLGVLPLEARTLVPIAGMTVGNSMTAMVLAARRLVDELRDKRDEVEARLALGQPSRRAATPYVRAALRSALSPQIETTKATGLVFLPGAMTGLILAGVSPVQAVLVQAVVMFLVLGSVATTTVVVTLGLVRRMFTSDHRLLPLPRRPEVTASG, via the coding sequence GTGAACCATCTGGTTGGCGTCGGTGGTTTGGCGACGTCGTTGGCGTTGGTCGGGGTCGCGGCGGTGGTGTCGTTGTGGCAGCGGCTGGGTCTGGAGCGTCAGATCGTGTGGGCGGCGGCCCGCGCCCTGGTGCAGTTGCTACTGGTCGGGGCGGCGCTCACCCTGCTGCTGGAGCCGGGGCGGCCGTTGGTGTGGTCGTGGCTGTGGACGGCGGCGATGGTCGCCTATGCCGGTGATGTCGCCCGGCGGCGGGCACCGGAGGTGCCGCGGATCATGCTGCTGACCGTTGCCGCGTTCGGCGCCGCCGCCGTGGTCACGCTCGGGGTGGTCTTCGGCCTGGGGGTCCTTCCTTTGGAGGCGCGGACGTTGGTCCCGATCGCCGGGATGACGGTCGGTAATTCGATGACTGCGATGGTGCTGGCCGCCCGCCGGCTGGTGGATGAGTTGCGCGATAAGCGTGATGAGGTCGAGGCGCGGCTGGCACTGGGACAGCCGTCGCGGCGGGCGGCCACGCCCTATGTGCGGGCCGCCCTGCGCTCGGCGCTGTCGCCGCAGATCGAGACCACGAAGGCCACCGGGCTGGTGTTTCTGCCCGGTGCGATGACCGGCCTCATCCTGGCCGGTGTGTCTCCGGTGCAGGCGGTGCTGGTGCAGGCCGTGGTGATGTTTCTGGTTCTGGGCTCGGTGGCCACCACCACCGTCGTGGTCACCCTCGGGTTAGTGCGACGTATGTTCACCAGCGACCACCGCCTGTTGCCGCTGCCACGCCGCCCCGAAGTCACCGCAAGCGGCTAA